A genome region from Vibrio tapetis subsp. tapetis includes the following:
- the aroK gene encoding shikimate kinase AroK, producing the protein MAEKRNIFLVGPMGAGKSTIGRHLAQQLHMEFVDSDTVIEERTGADIAWVFDVEGEDGFRVREEMVINDLTEQQGIVLATGGGSVKSKENRNRLSARGIVVYLETTIEKQLARTNRDKKRPLLQTDNPRDVLENLAGERNTLYEEVADYVVRTDDQSAKVVANQIVKMLEER; encoded by the coding sequence ATGGCTGAGAAACGAAATATTTTCCTTGTGGGCCCTATGGGGGCTGGCAAAAGTACAATTGGTAGACACCTAGCTCAACAACTCCATATGGAGTTTGTTGATTCTGACACAGTCATTGAAGAGCGCACTGGCGCCGACATTGCTTGGGTGTTTGATGTAGAAGGCGAAGACGGATTCCGTGTACGCGAAGAGATGGTCATTAACGATCTGACAGAACAACAAGGTATTGTTCTGGCAACCGGTGGTGGCTCGGTGAAGAGCAAAGAAAACCGTAATCGCCTTTCGGCGCGCGGCATTGTTGTTTACCTAGAAACGACTATCGAAAAACAACTTGCACGCACCAACCGCGATAAAAAGCGTCCATTGCTGCAAACGGACAACCCTCGCGATGTGCTAGAAAATCTAGCAGGCGAGCGCAACACTTTGTATGAAGAAGTTGCGGATTACGTTGTGCGTACTGACGATCAAAGTGCAAAAGTAGTAGCCAACCAAATCGTAAAAATGCTAGAAGAACGTTAA
- a CDS encoding type IV pilus secretin PilQ codes for MTQVTKYVTFNWLWLIILSLTVSPSVVGNEADGVNFRTDDGKPAKLMSINFQDIPVRNVLQLIADYNGFNLVTSDAVSGNLTLKVDDVPWQQVLDIILKVKGLDKRIEGNVILVAPKAEFEAREQQRLEQAKLAQGLQLLTSKILKINYAKASDVADMIQGEGEVSMLSSRGAITIDERTNALLIRDVADNITAIESIISVLDVPVKQVQIEARIVTVSEGELEELGVRWGFSSTNGHFSAGGSIESNLAVAGLYDAGGDSKDGKGDGKSSVEIDDFLSVNLAATNPNAASIAFQVAKLGSDTLLDLELSALQTENKAEIISSPRLITTNKQPAYIEQGTEIPYLEASSSGATSISFKKAVLSLKVTPQITPDNRLVLDLSVTQDRPGKVVKTGDGEAVAIETQRIGTQVLVSNGETVVLGGIYQQSVTNSVDKVPLLGDIPYLGALFRRSYENLGKSELLIFITPKVVLQ; via the coding sequence ATGACACAAGTTACGAAGTACGTAACGTTTAATTGGCTATGGTTGATTATTTTGAGCCTCACCGTTAGCCCTTCCGTGGTTGGTAACGAAGCTGACGGTGTGAATTTTAGAACCGATGACGGCAAACCCGCTAAGTTAATGTCGATTAATTTCCAAGATATTCCGGTGCGAAACGTTTTGCAGCTCATCGCAGACTATAACGGTTTCAATTTGGTTACCTCGGACGCCGTAAGCGGCAACCTCACCTTGAAAGTGGACGATGTGCCTTGGCAACAAGTGTTGGACATCATTCTCAAAGTAAAAGGCTTAGATAAGCGTATTGAGGGCAATGTCATTCTTGTTGCCCCTAAAGCCGAATTTGAAGCACGAGAACAACAACGATTAGAGCAAGCCAAACTGGCTCAAGGGTTACAGCTTCTTACTTCCAAAATCCTCAAAATTAATTACGCCAAGGCGTCCGATGTGGCCGACATGATTCAAGGAGAAGGCGAAGTCTCGATGCTTTCAAGTCGAGGGGCGATTACCATTGATGAGCGAACTAATGCATTGTTGATCCGCGATGTAGCCGACAATATTACTGCAATAGAGAGCATCATCAGTGTGCTTGATGTTCCGGTAAAGCAGGTTCAAATTGAAGCGCGAATCGTGACGGTCTCGGAAGGCGAATTAGAAGAGTTAGGGGTACGTTGGGGTTTTTCTTCTACCAATGGTCATTTTTCTGCTGGTGGCTCAATAGAAAGTAATTTAGCCGTGGCCGGATTGTACGATGCAGGGGGAGACAGTAAAGATGGCAAAGGTGATGGAAAAAGCTCGGTAGAAATTGATGACTTTCTTAGCGTAAATTTAGCCGCTACCAACCCAAATGCAGCCAGTATTGCATTTCAGGTGGCTAAATTGGGCTCAGATACCTTACTTGATCTTGAATTGTCTGCATTGCAAACCGAAAACAAAGCCGAAATTATTTCTAGCCCACGATTAATCACCACCAACAAACAACCTGCTTATATTGAACAAGGAACCGAAATTCCTTACCTAGAAGCCTCTTCGAGTGGTGCCACCTCTATCTCGTTCAAAAAAGCGGTCCTGAGTTTAAAAGTGACGCCTCAAATTACGCCTGATAATCGATTGGTTTTGGATTTAAGTGTGACTCAAGATCGACCGGGTAAGGTAGTAAAAACGGGGGATGGTGAAGCAGTAGCCATAGAAACACAACGGATTGGAACTCAGGTTTTAGTGAGCAACGGTGAGACCGTGGTACTCGGTGGAATTTATCAGCAAAGTGTCACTAATAGCGTGGATAAAGTGCCCTTGTTGGGCGACATTCCCTACCTTGGCGCGCTGTTTAGACGCAGTTATGAAAACTTAGGAAAAAGCGAATTACTCATCTTTATTACCCCGAAAGTCGTGCTTCAATAG
- a CDS encoding pilus assembly protein PilP, translated as MRSKQKGIIVVVGVWLLVGCQVESEPIDVFIAQSRLNAKAHVSDLKQVHAFKAIQFDAGIKREPFVLPEVAKAAVKPHESLDCWQPKARSKRSKLEQYPLEQLRLNGVMGSGGRLSGIIHLPTGIMSKVTKGNYIGRNNGKVVEVTNQYVLVQEVLPDGLGCWQKRQTKLSMNSARKR; from the coding sequence ATGCGAAGTAAGCAGAAAGGGATCATCGTAGTGGTTGGAGTGTGGCTGTTGGTAGGTTGTCAGGTGGAGTCGGAACCCATTGATGTCTTCATTGCTCAATCTCGTTTGAATGCCAAAGCGCATGTGAGCGATCTCAAGCAAGTCCATGCCTTCAAAGCGATTCAATTTGATGCGGGGATAAAGCGGGAACCTTTTGTATTACCAGAAGTGGCTAAGGCCGCGGTTAAACCGCATGAAAGCCTAGATTGTTGGCAGCCTAAGGCTCGCAGTAAACGTTCTAAATTAGAACAATATCCATTGGAACAGCTAAGGCTCAACGGCGTCATGGGCAGTGGAGGGCGCTTGTCGGGCATCATTCATTTACCGACAGGAATTATGAGTAAGGTGACTAAGGGGAATTATATTGGGCGTAATAATGGCAAGGTCGTCGAAGTCACCAATCAATATGTGTTGGTTCAAGAAGTCTTGCCCGATGGGCTGGGGTGTTGGCAGAAACGGCAAACGAAATTATCGATGAACTCGGCCAGAAAGCGATGA
- a CDS encoding type 4a pilus biogenesis protein PilO, producing MNWQDLDFEDLPEWPRLPQMVVLALIAVIIQGAGSWFYLTPENDELTRLISQEQVLKTQLVAKTHRVTAVPKLTKQLEELNRRYEFLLKQLPEQKELASLLAAVNEQGIKHDLTFTRIDWGQKINQSYLYKLPLNIELTGDYGDIGRFVESIAALPRVINFEDVDWQRVSQESSTLHFRVRAYTYQFKPEVTDAK from the coding sequence ATGAATTGGCAAGATCTGGACTTTGAAGATCTACCTGAATGGCCTCGCTTACCCCAAATGGTTGTGTTAGCCCTCATCGCTGTGATCATTCAAGGTGCGGGCAGTTGGTTTTATTTAACGCCAGAAAACGACGAACTCACACGTTTGATTTCCCAAGAACAGGTGCTAAAAACCCAATTGGTGGCGAAAACTCATCGAGTTACCGCTGTGCCTAAATTGACCAAGCAGCTTGAAGAGCTTAATCGCCGTTATGAGTTCCTTTTGAAACAACTGCCAGAACAAAAAGAATTAGCCAGCTTATTGGCGGCAGTGAATGAGCAAGGCATCAAGCACGACTTAACTTTTACACGGATTGATTGGGGACAAAAAATCAACCAATCCTATTTGTATAAATTGCCGTTGAATATCGAGCTCACTGGAGACTATGGCGATATAGGCCGCTTTGTTGAGTCGATTGCGGCTTTACCACGGGTGATTAACTTTGAAGACGTAGACTGGCAGCGAGTAAGTCAAGAAAGCAGTACCTTACACTTTCGAGTTCGAGCCTACACCTACCAATTCAAACCTGAGGTTACCGATGCGAAGTAA
- a CDS encoding PilN domain-containing protein — protein MTSINFMPWREYRREQYRQRFFFALIFVVAISILVQWLAGYFLIKQQSIQLARHAEIKAHIHYLDQQIRTLDKAKSNHKSIVTRLDSVETLQHSRNKVTQFMNLLPTLIPEGVYVDKIDMNGRLVEINGISDSTADLATMLDRFERSGAVEEVEIHSIVSGKALFGQIFKTFKVSFVLLSTPKEGSDELARSGL, from the coding sequence ATGACTAGCATCAACTTCATGCCGTGGCGTGAATATCGCAGGGAGCAATATCGGCAGCGTTTCTTTTTTGCTCTGATTTTTGTGGTAGCGATTTCGATTCTAGTTCAATGGTTAGCGGGCTATTTTCTTATTAAGCAACAATCCATTCAGTTGGCCCGTCACGCCGAAATAAAAGCGCATATTCACTATTTAGATCAACAGATTCGTACGCTAGACAAAGCGAAGTCGAACCATAAAAGCATTGTTACTCGGTTGGATTCCGTTGAAACACTTCAGCATAGTCGAAACAAGGTAACGCAATTTATGAACCTGTTGCCGACCTTGATTCCCGAAGGGGTCTACGTCGATAAAATAGATATGAATGGGCGACTGGTTGAAATCAACGGCATCAGTGATAGCACCGCCGATCTGGCAACCATGTTAGATAGGTTTGAGCGTTCAGGCGCAGTCGAAGAGGTGGAAATACATTCAATAGTGTCTGGTAAAGCGTTGTTCGGGCAAATATTCAAAACATTTAAGGTGTCATTTGTACTGCTAAGTACTCCGAAGGAGGGATCAGATGAATTGGCAAGATCTGGACTTTGA
- the pilM gene encoding pilus assembly protein PilM: protein MGKVLVTGIDIGHYSMKAVVLRESKEQLELMHFHELLMPEGIFADNHTLDHQSIVKKLAELKRKLPWRYRNIAAAIPDGAVNSKMVQVAQGLEGRELEFAIGQAFDFSLFESAQPAGNSTITYQAYAARKEVVEGRLLAFKKSGLKAVTLDIHSNVMSSLWRLAVQRHADKAHWMLVDIGHQHTALFHALSREGGFFKDIPCGMKQIQAGLGREKQVMTVLTDNIKRQITLHNSVHGDKSIEGIWLSGGGANSPDLVEYLKAHCQVAVAVLSSLSLVTNTVKQSRKHQVSDHRHRDENIGYSTALGLAITGLAWLKERRDD from the coding sequence ATGGGGAAAGTCTTAGTTACAGGGATTGATATCGGGCACTACAGTATGAAAGCGGTGGTGCTGCGAGAGTCAAAAGAGCAACTGGAGCTGATGCACTTCCATGAGCTGTTGATGCCTGAGGGTATTTTTGCCGATAACCACACACTTGATCATCAGAGCATTGTTAAGAAATTGGCAGAACTTAAACGTAAGTTACCTTGGCGCTACCGAAATATAGCCGCGGCGATACCAGATGGTGCCGTGAACAGCAAAATGGTTCAAGTTGCCCAAGGCTTAGAAGGAAGAGAGTTAGAGTTCGCAATAGGTCAAGCTTTTGATTTTTCTCTTTTTGAGTCAGCCCAGCCAGCCGGCAATAGCACGATAACGTATCAGGCCTATGCAGCACGAAAAGAAGTCGTGGAAGGTCGATTATTGGCCTTTAAAAAATCGGGACTTAAGGCAGTAACGTTGGATATCCACAGTAATGTGATGAGCAGTCTCTGGCGGCTGGCTGTCCAAAGGCATGCGGATAAAGCGCATTGGATGTTGGTTGATATTGGTCATCAACATACCGCTTTATTTCATGCTCTTTCTCGTGAAGGCGGGTTTTTCAAGGACATTCCATGCGGCATGAAACAGATCCAAGCGGGTTTGGGGCGCGAGAAGCAAGTGATGACGGTATTAACCGACAATATTAAACGGCAAATCACCTTGCATAACTCAGTGCATGGCGATAAATCAATTGAAGGGATTTGGTTGAGCGGGGGAGGAGCGAATTCCCCCGACTTGGTTGAATACTTGAAAGCACACTGCCAGGTGGCGGTGGCTGTCCTTTCATCTTTATCTTTAGTTACAAACACCGTGAAACAAAGCCGTAAGCATCAGGTGAGTGATCACCGCCATCGTGATGAAAATATTGGTTATAGTACGGCGTTAGGGCTGGCGATAACGGGTTTAGCTTGGTTAAAGGAGCGCCGAGATGACTAG
- a CDS encoding penicillin-binding protein 1A: MKLIKNLLIFSLVCIILGVGTIIGFYYYVKPELPDVATLRDVQLQTPMQVYSQDGKLIAHFGEKRRIPVKYEDIPQHLIEALIATEDSRFYDHPGIDPIGITRAALVVAMSGSAKQGASTITQQLARNFFLSNEKKIMRKIKEIFIAIHIEQLLSKEEIMELYVNKIFLGHRSYGFGAAARVYFGKDLPDLTLSEQATLAGMPKAPSTMNPIYSVKRATHRRNVVLMRMLDEQYITQEEYDQARAEDIVSRYHGAEIELSAPYVAELARAWMVERYGEEAYTSGMRIYTTIKSDLQSSANDAAINNLLNYDERHGYRGEERVLWKDGEANWDEETIVKHLKKVPTYGEITPAVVLNVTNKSADVYIKNEGYVTLEWDGIKWARRFITDKKQGSAPKSAAEVIAAGEQIWVRQVPSPATDEELEQQTTWKLSQVPVANTAFIAMNPENGAVMSLVGGFNFVHSKFNRATQSVRQVGSSIKPFIYSAAIDNGLTLASLINDAPINQWDKSQGTAWRPKNSPPTYVGPTRLRIGLAQSKNVMAVRVLRQVGLDKTREYLTRFGFDINQVPRSETIALGAGSLTPMKMAQGYSVFANGGYYVEPFYIERVESPFGELEFEASPKVICHDDCQSPTTDNQFDEQDVETETQYAPQVISEQTAFLVREMMYSNVWGGGNWRHKTGWNGTGWRAQKLGRRDIGGKTGTTNDSKDAWYNGYAPGMVAISWVGFDTHNRNLGRTTKNSNLGKEQITGAEAGAKTAQPAWVDFMRVALENVPAQRKQVPANIVRARIDLETGLLTHKSDESTMFEYFLRGTEPTEYVKKTMTDTIYNSGDEGEELF, translated from the coding sequence GTGAAACTCATAAAGAATTTATTAATATTTTCATTGGTTTGCATAATTTTGGGAGTCGGTACAATTATTGGCTTCTATTATTACGTGAAGCCTGAATTACCGGATGTTGCCACGCTACGTGATGTGCAACTTCAAACACCGATGCAGGTTTACAGCCAAGATGGCAAATTAATCGCCCATTTTGGTGAGAAACGTCGAATCCCGGTGAAATATGAAGATATCCCGCAACACCTCATTGAAGCCCTTATCGCAACCGAAGACAGCCGCTTTTATGATCACCCAGGCATAGACCCTATTGGTATTACTCGTGCCGCCTTGGTTGTCGCTATGTCAGGTTCGGCAAAACAAGGGGCGAGTACCATTACTCAGCAATTAGCTCGTAACTTTTTCTTATCCAATGAGAAAAAGATAATGAGGAAAATCAAAGAGATTTTTATTGCCATCCATATCGAACAGCTTCTCAGTAAAGAAGAGATCATGGAGCTGTACGTTAATAAAATTTTCTTAGGGCATCGTTCTTACGGTTTCGGCGCGGCGGCTCGTGTGTATTTTGGTAAAGATTTACCCGATTTAACGCTCAGTGAACAAGCAACCTTAGCTGGCATGCCAAAAGCGCCTTCTACGATGAACCCTATTTATTCGGTCAAACGCGCGACTCATCGTCGTAACGTTGTTTTGATGAGAATGTTGGATGAGCAGTACATTACCCAAGAGGAATATGATCAAGCCCGAGCCGAAGACATCGTCTCTCGTTACCATGGTGCTGAAATTGAACTCAGTGCCCCTTACGTTGCTGAGCTTGCACGAGCTTGGATGGTTGAACGATATGGAGAAGAGGCTTACACCTCTGGCATGCGTATCTACACAACGATTAAATCTGACTTACAATCATCCGCCAACGATGCCGCTATCAACAATCTATTAAATTACGACGAACGACACGGCTACCGTGGTGAAGAACGTGTTTTATGGAAAGACGGTGAAGCGAATTGGGACGAAGAAACCATCGTGAAGCACCTTAAGAAGGTACCAACTTATGGCGAAATAACGCCTGCGGTTGTGCTCAACGTCACCAACAAGAGCGCCGATGTTTACATAAAAAATGAAGGCTATGTCACGCTAGAGTGGGATGGCATAAAATGGGCTCGCCGTTTCATTACCGATAAAAAACAAGGTTCGGCTCCAAAAAGTGCAGCAGAAGTCATCGCTGCAGGTGAGCAAATTTGGGTTCGCCAAGTGCCTTCACCCGCAACGGATGAAGAGTTAGAGCAACAAACTACCTGGAAGTTAAGCCAAGTCCCGGTAGCCAATACCGCTTTCATTGCGATGAACCCTGAAAATGGCGCGGTCATGTCTTTGGTCGGTGGCTTTAACTTTGTTCACAGTAAGTTTAACCGTGCGACTCAATCTGTTCGTCAGGTGGGGTCGAGTATTAAGCCGTTCATCTACTCTGCTGCTATCGATAATGGCCTAACCCTCGCGAGCCTGATTAACGACGCCCCTATTAACCAGTGGGATAAAAGCCAAGGTACAGCATGGAGACCTAAAAACTCTCCTCCGACTTACGTCGGCCCAACACGTTTACGTATTGGCTTAGCGCAATCGAAGAACGTCATGGCCGTTCGCGTTTTACGCCAAGTCGGTTTGGATAAAACACGAGAATATTTAACTCGCTTTGGTTTTGATATCAACCAAGTACCTCGTTCTGAAACCATCGCTCTTGGTGCTGGCAGTTTAACACCAATGAAAATGGCTCAAGGATACTCAGTATTTGCTAACGGCGGTTACTACGTAGAGCCTTTCTATATTGAGCGTGTTGAAAGCCCATTTGGTGAGCTAGAGTTTGAAGCTTCTCCAAAAGTGATATGTCATGACGATTGCCAATCACCGACAACGGATAATCAATTCGACGAGCAAGATGTCGAAACTGAAACACAATATGCTCCTCAGGTTATCTCTGAGCAAACCGCATTCCTGGTTCGTGAAATGATGTACAGCAACGTATGGGGCGGAGGTAACTGGCGTCACAAAACGGGTTGGAATGGCACAGGCTGGCGCGCACAGAAACTAGGCCGTCGTGATATCGGAGGTAAAACCGGTACAACCAATGACTCGAAAGATGCCTGGTACAACGGTTACGCCCCTGGAATGGTCGCTATTTCTTGGGTAGGTTTTGATACTCATAATCGTAACTTAGGCCGTACCACTAAAAATTCGAACCTAGGTAAAGAGCAAATAACAGGCGCTGAAGCCGGTGCAAAAACAGCGCAACCAGCGTGGGTTGATTTCATGCGTGTTGCATTGGAAAACGTACCAGCCCAACGCAAGCAAGTACCCGCTAACATCGTTCGCGCTCGTATTGATCTAGAAACTGGATTGCTAACGCACAAAAGTGATGAAAGCACCATGTTCGAATATTTCCTACGTGGCACCGAGCCTACAGAGTACGTGAAGAAAACAATGACCGATACGATCTACAATTCCGGCGATGAGGGTGAGGAGTTGTTTTAA
- the oxyR gene encoding DNA-binding transcriptional regulator OxyR gives MNIRDLEYLVALAEHQHFRKAAEACFVSQPTLSGQIKKLEEELDVVLTERSSRRVLFTQAGLQLVDQAKRILAEVKSFKELASLQGNEMCGPLHVGFIPTVGPYLMPKIVPELKSRFPDLELYLYEAQTHQLVRQLAEGQLDCLVLAAVKETEPFKELLLYDEPLRLAVPCEHEWAKLDEIEMLELNGKTVLSLGDGHCLRDQALGYCFAAGAKDDERFKATSLETLRNMVAAGGGITLLPELSVPQDKERDGVCYLHATEPKPSRQIVLAYRPGSPLRHRFEQLAKCISEVVGGGRSAKGEVLKAR, from the coding sequence ATGAACATTCGGGACTTGGAATATTTGGTTGCATTGGCGGAGCATCAGCATTTTCGCAAAGCTGCTGAAGCGTGTTTTGTGAGTCAGCCAACGTTAAGTGGGCAAATAAAGAAGCTTGAAGAAGAGTTGGATGTGGTGCTGACTGAGCGCAGTAGTCGTCGGGTGTTGTTTACTCAAGCGGGATTGCAGTTAGTCGATCAAGCGAAGCGCATTTTGGCGGAAGTTAAAAGCTTTAAAGAACTGGCTAGCCTGCAAGGCAATGAGATGTGTGGGCCACTGCATGTGGGGTTTATTCCTACGGTCGGGCCATACTTAATGCCAAAGATTGTGCCAGAGCTTAAGTCTCGTTTTCCTGACTTAGAACTTTATCTTTATGAAGCGCAAACACATCAGTTGGTGCGTCAATTGGCCGAAGGGCAGTTAGATTGCCTCGTATTGGCGGCGGTTAAAGAAACAGAGCCGTTTAAAGAACTTCTCTTGTATGACGAGCCTCTTCGATTGGCCGTGCCTTGTGAGCATGAGTGGGCGAAACTCGATGAGATTGAAATGCTAGAGCTAAACGGAAAAACGGTGCTTTCACTGGGTGATGGGCACTGCCTGAGAGATCAAGCATTAGGTTACTGCTTTGCCGCAGGAGCAAAAGATGATGAGCGTTTTAAAGCTACCAGTTTAGAGACGCTGCGTAATATGGTCGCCGCTGGTGGCGGCATTACGTTATTGCCAGAGTTATCCGTTCCCCAAGATAAAGAACGAGATGGTGTGTGCTATTTACACGCAACAGAGCCTAAACCAAGCCGCCAAATTGTATTGGCATACCGCCCAGGTTCACCGTTAAGACATCGCTTTGAGCAATTGGCGAAGTGTATTAGTGAAGTGGTGGGGGGGGGGCGAAGTGCTAAGGGCGAAGTACTAAAAGCTAGGTAA
- a CDS encoding redoxin family protein, with product MFTSKEGQAIPQVTFPTRQGDAWVNVTTEELFKDKTVIVFSLPGAFTPTCSSSHLPRYNELHSVFKDHGVDEILCVSVNDTFVMNAWKNDQEAENITFIPDGNGDFTDGMGMLVDKNDLGFGKRSWRYSMLVKNGVVEKMFIEEDVAGDPFKVSDADTMLNFVAPEYKSQESITVFTKPGCPFCVKAKQNLIDHGLQYEEVVLGKDATTVSLRAITGRTTVPQVFIGGKHIGGSEELEVHLG from the coding sequence ATGTTTACATCGAAAGAAGGCCAAGCAATCCCACAAGTGACTTTCCCAACTCGCCAAGGTGACGCATGGGTTAATGTAACAACAGAAGAACTGTTTAAAGACAAAACAGTCATCGTATTTAGCTTGCCAGGAGCTTTCACTCCAACGTGTTCTTCAAGCCACTTACCACGTTACAACGAGCTACATTCGGTATTTAAAGATCACGGCGTTGACGAGATTCTATGTGTTTCTGTTAACGACACCTTTGTAATGAACGCTTGGAAAAATGACCAAGAAGCCGAAAACATCACCTTCATCCCAGATGGCAACGGTGACTTCACAGACGGCATGGGTATGTTAGTTGACAAAAATGACCTAGGCTTTGGTAAGCGTTCATGGCGCTACAGCATGCTGGTTAAAAACGGCGTAGTTGAAAAAATGTTCATAGAAGAAGACGTAGCGGGTGACCCGTTCAAAGTTTCTGATGCTGACACAATGCTTAACTTTGTTGCACCAGAGTACAAGTCGCAGGAATCAATCACAGTATTTACTAAACCTGGCTGCCCTTTCTGTGTGAAAGCGAAACAAAACTTGATTGATCACGGTCTTCAATATGAGGAAGTAGTTTTAGGTAAAGACGCGACAACCGTCAGCCTACGAGCAATCACTGGCCGCACAACGGTTCCACAAGTTTTCATCGGTGGTAAACACATCGGCGGCAGTGAAGAGCTGGAAGTGCATTTGGGTTAA
- a CDS encoding dihydrolipoyl dehydrogenase — MNQLSVDVAIIGGGTAGLGAYRAAKAHGAKVVMIEGGPYGTTCARVGCMPSKLLIAAAESVHQIEKAPAFGVYPQGETVINGREVMDRVKRERDRFVGFVIEGVDEIPAEDKISGYAKFADNETLIVDDHTEIKAKRIVMATGSRPAYPGVWNELGDRLIVNDDLFEWDDLPESVAVFGPGVIGLELGQALHRLGVKVKMFGLGGQVGPITDPEVMAYANKTFQQEFYLDADVKVESIKRIEDKVEIQFINHDGELETFNTDYLLAATGRRPNVDKLALENTDVALDERGVPTADHYTLQTSVESIFIAGDASNQLPLLHEAADQGRIAGDNAGRFPDIRAGLRRSSISAVFSDPQIAMVGETYKQITERLGNCGCFATGAVSFENQGRSRVMLRNKGVLHVYGEQGTGRFLGAEMMGPNAEHLAHLLAWAHQNKMTVSEMLDMPFYHPVLEEGVRTALRDLNAKLHLGPEMVKHCLDCGPGC; from the coding sequence ATGAATCAATTAAGTGTAGATGTCGCAATTATCGGTGGTGGTACTGCTGGTTTGGGTGCTTACCGGGCTGCTAAAGCTCACGGAGCAAAAGTAGTCATGATTGAAGGTGGCCCTTATGGCACCACATGTGCTCGCGTGGGTTGCATGCCATCTAAACTCTTGATTGCAGCAGCAGAAAGCGTGCATCAAATTGAAAAGGCACCGGCTTTTGGTGTTTACCCTCAAGGTGAAACCGTCATTAATGGCCGTGAAGTCATGGACCGCGTAAAACGTGAACGTGACCGCTTTGTTGGCTTTGTTATTGAAGGTGTTGATGAGATTCCAGCTGAAGATAAAATCTCTGGCTACGCAAAATTCGCTGACAATGAAACTCTCATTGTGGACGACCACACTGAAATTAAAGCAAAGCGCATTGTCATGGCAACAGGTTCTCGCCCTGCCTACCCGGGAGTTTGGAATGAACTGGGTGATCGCTTAATTGTGAACGACGATTTGTTTGAGTGGGACGATCTTCCTGAGTCTGTTGCGGTATTCGGCCCTGGCGTTATTGGCCTTGAGCTCGGCCAAGCGCTGCATCGCTTAGGCGTGAAAGTGAAGATGTTTGGTCTTGGCGGTCAAGTTGGCCCAATCACTGACCCAGAAGTCATGGCTTATGCCAATAAAACATTCCAACAAGAGTTTTACTTAGACGCTGATGTAAAAGTAGAGAGCATCAAGCGCATTGAAGACAAAGTAGAAATTCAATTCATCAACCACGATGGTGAACTGGAAACATTTAATACTGACTATTTATTAGCGGCAACGGGTCGTAGACCCAATGTTGACAAGCTAGCACTAGAAAACACAGACGTCGCTCTGGATGAACGTGGTGTGCCAACGGCCGACCACTACACATTACAAACATCAGTGGAAAGCATTTTTATCGCTGGTGATGCAAGCAACCAATTGCCGCTGCTGCACGAAGCCGCAGACCAAGGCCGAATTGCGGGTGACAATGCAGGTCGCTTCCCTGACATTCGTGCTGGTTTACGTCGTTCATCGATTTCAGCCGTATTCAGCGACCCTCAAATTGCGATGGTCGGTGAAACATACAAACAAATTACCGAACGTCTTGGTAACTGTGGCTGTTTTGCAACGGGTGCCGTTTCATTTGAAAACCAAGGTCGCTCTCGTGTGATGCTGCGTAACAAAGGCGTTTTGCACGTCTATGGCGAACAAGGCACAGGCCGCTTCCTAGGTGCTGAAATGATGGGACCAAATGCGGAACATTTAGCGCACTTACTGGCATGGGCTCACCAAAATAAGATGACGGTATCTGAAATGCTAGACATGCCTTTCTACCACCCAGTGCTTGAAGAAGGCGTGCGTACTGCACTACGTGATTTGAATGCGAAACTGCATTTAGGCCCAGAGATGGTGAAACATTGCCTAGATTGTGGTCCAGGGTGTTAA